The Devosia sp. genome segment TCTTGCTCACCGCGCGGCTCGGCTCGACGCGGCCCTCGATCGCGCAGGGGTTCGAACTCGATGTCATCACCATGGTGGTGCTGGGAGGCGTGTCGATCCTGGGCGGGGCCGGCTCGATCCTGGGCGTGGTGCTGGCAGCGGTGATCATCGGGCTCGTGACCTTCGGACTCGGCCTGCTCAACGTGCCCGGCATCGTCATGAGCATTTTTACCGGGAGCCTCCTGATCGTGGTGATCGCGCTGCCGATCCTGTGGCGGATGTGGAAGGAGAAACGGGCATGATCGTGGACGGGAACTACGAAAAGCACGCCTTCAAGATGATGCTCAATCCCGGCATGGCCGAGGAATACAAGCGCCGCCACGATGCGATCTTCCCCGAACTGGTCGAGCTATTGCACGCCGCGGGCGTGAAGGACTATTCCATCCATCTCGACGAGGAAACCAATGTTCTGTTCGGCGTGCTGTGGCGGCGGGTGGATCACACCATGGCCGATCTGCCGGGCACCGAGGTCATGCAGCGCTGGTGGGCGCATATGGCCGACATCATGGCCACCAATGACAGGAACGAGCCGATCTCGGTGGACCTGCTGCCGGTGTTCTGGATGAAGTGAGGGGTAGAGCCCCCCTTCTGCATTGCTGAGCGAAGGCAAGACCGTTCTGCTCCATAGATTGAAGCAGAATACCCCCTCCCTAGCTCTGCTAGGCCTGGCGGCCAAGCGCCGCTACCCTCCCCTCAAAGGGGGAGGGTGGGGCCGGTATACTTGGCTGCATTTTGGCCGAATTGACAACATCTACGACCACGGTGACGGAAGTTTCTCCGTTTATCACCGGGTCATTCCCGCGAAAGCGGGAACCTCTGTTGCGAGAAAACGGAGATCCCCGCTTTCGCGGGGATGACACTCGCGAAAACTCTGGCATCAGAGATTGTGAACTCAACCTGCCTGACGCCCAACAGCGCCAGGGCGTCAGGCAGTGGCAGCGCTTGGGAGCGGTTGTTCGAGGTGCGAGCGCACCCGCACGGCCAGAGCATCCCCCACCGCAAAGATGGTCGGGGCCGAGAGCGGGAAGGCTTCGACGGCTGCGATCGCTTCGCTGATGGTGCCGCGCCAGATCTGTTCATCGGTGCGGCCGAGGCTGCCGGCGATGATGGCGGGGGTGGAGGGGCTCAGGCCCTTGGCGGTCAGTTCGGCGACAATGCCGGGCAGGGTGCGGCGGGACATGTAATAGACCGATGTGGTGGCCGGATCGGCCAGGGCGGCCCAGTTGAGCGTGGTGGGCAGCACGCCCTTGCGCGAATGGCCGGTGACGAAGCGCACCGACTGGGCGTGATCGCGATGGGTGAGCGAGACGCCGAGGCGGCTGGCGAGGGCGAGGCCCGCGGAGATGCCGGGGACGACGGTGACGGGGATGCCGTGGGTTTCGAGCATGTCGATTTCTTCGCCCGCCCGGCCGAAGATCATCGGATCGCCCGACTTGAGGCGGACGACATGCTTGCCCTGCCGGGCGAGGGTCAGCATCAGCTGATTGATGTCATCCTGCGCGCAGCTGTCGCGCTGGGCGCGCTTGCCCACCAGCATCCGCTTGGCCTCGCGCCGCGCCAGTTCGAGCACTTCGGCGGAGACGAGATCATCGAACAGGATCACATCGGCCGATTGGAGGGCGCGCACGGCCTTAATGGTGAGCAGGTCCGCCTCGCCGGGCCCGGCGCCGACCAGGGTGACGCGGCCGGCGGTGGCGGCCTTGGCATCGGTCAGGACTTCGTCGCCGGCATCGGGTGCGCGGTCGCCAAAAGCCTTGTCGGCCAGCCGCTCCCAGAAGGCACGGCGTTGCGGACCGGCGGCTAGGCTGTCCATGACGGTGCTGCGGATGCGGTCGGCCAACTGCGCCCAAAGGCTCAGGGTCAACGGCAGCAGTGTCTCGATGCGGCGGCGCACCGCCTGACCCAGGATCGGAGCGGCTCCCGCGGTTGAAATGCCGACGACAACCGGGGAACGGTTGACGATGGCACCGAACTGGAACTGGCAGAATTCGGGGCGGTCGATGACATTGTAGGGCACCGCGGCGGCCCTGGCGGCAGCGACGAAGGCATGGGCTTCGGCGTCGTCTTCGAGATCGGCAATGGCGAGGGCGGCGCCGGCGAGGTCGATGGGGGTCCAGGGGCGGCGGTGGAGGGTGATGCCGGTTGAAGCATACCCCTCACCCGTCTCGGCCTGCGGCCGATCCACCCTCTCCCACAAGGGGAGAGGGGGCGTCCGGTGTTCCGGGAGACGCTGACTTCCCTTCTCCCCTTGCGGGAGAAGAGCCTGCCCCCGGCTCGAACGGGGGTGCCCGGAGGGCGGATGAGGGGTGCAATTCAGGAGGCTTTGAAGCTCCTCGCAAATCTCCTCCGCAAACACCTCCACCTGCGCTCCCGCCGCGGCGAGGAGTTCGATTTTCCAGGCGGCGGGTTCGCCACCGCCGATGACGACGGCGCGCTTGCCATGGAGATCGAAGAAGACCGGCAGCACGGCCAGGGGGGCGATACGCTGGTTACTCGGCGGCGGCGAGACGGTGTGCATCGACAATGCTCCGGATTTCAGCGCGGCAGGAGCCGCAATTGGTGCCGGCGCGGGTGAGCGCGCCAACGGCTTCGACGCTTGAGCAGCCCCGGCGGGCGACGGCATCGACAATGGTGTTGATGCCCACGCCCATGCAGGAACAGACGATGGCCCCGGCATCGGGGGTATCGGCGCCGGGGCGGCCGGCCAGGACACGGGAGACCGACACGTCGCTCGCCTCAAGCAGGCTCACGGCCCATTGGCGGGAGACCAGGACCGGATCCGGCGCGGTATAGAGGGCGGCGATGAGACGGCCATCTTCCACCAGAGCAAAGGCCCGCCGCCCGTTGCGCTCGTCGCGGATGGACTGGAAGGCGGCGCCGGTGCCGAAGGTGGTGGCGAGGAATTTCGCCCAATCGTCCGGCTCGCGGGCAAAGCCGAGTTCGCCGCGCCAGCCATTGTTCGCCGGGGCAATGGCCCAGTAGTCGGTGGAGAGGCTTGGCCGGCCGGCGGCGACGAAGAAACCATGCAGACGCATCTCGGCAGGTT includes the following:
- the rhaM gene encoding L-rhamnose mutarotase, producing the protein MIVDGNYEKHAFKMMLNPGMAEEYKRRHDAIFPELVELLHAAGVKDYSIHLDEETNVLFGVLWRRVDHTMADLPGTEVMQRWWAHMADIMATNDRNEPISVDLLPVFWMK
- the cysG gene encoding siroheme synthase CysG, producing MHTVSPPPSNQRIAPLAVLPVFFDLHGKRAVVIGGGEPAAWKIELLAAAGAQVEVFAEEICEELQSLLNCTPHPPSGHPRSSRGQALLPQGEKGSQRLPEHRTPPLPLWERVDRPQAETGEGYASTGITLHRRPWTPIDLAGAALAIADLEDDAEAHAFVAAARAAAVPYNVIDRPEFCQFQFGAIVNRSPVVVGISTAGAAPILGQAVRRRIETLLPLTLSLWAQLADRIRSTVMDSLAAGPQRRAFWERLADKAFGDRAPDAGDEVLTDAKAATAGRVTLVGAGPGEADLLTIKAVRALQSADVILFDDLVSAEVLELARREAKRMLVGKRAQRDSCAQDDINQLMLTLARQGKHVVRLKSGDPMIFGRAGEEIDMLETHGIPVTVVPGISAGLALASRLGVSLTHRDHAQSVRFVTGHSRKGVLPTTLNWAALADPATTSVYYMSRRTLPGIVAELTAKGLSPSTPAIIAGSLGRTDEQIWRGTISEAIAAVEAFPLSAPTIFAVGDALAVRVRSHLEQPLPSAATA